CACGTATTCGCCGTTTTCGACGGTCACCATCGTGATCGAGCTCGCGTCGAGGCCGACGTGGTCGGTCTTCGAGAAGTTGTAGGTGCCGTTCACGCTCTGGAATCCGTGCAGGTTCTCGATGCCGTCGCGCAATGCCTTGCGGAAGGAAGCGGTGTCGGACAGTTTGGCCTTGCCACCAGAAAGTTCGTTGCCGGCGACCGTCGAGAAGATGCGGATGCCGGCATAGGCGAACGCGGCGAAGTTGCTCGGAACTTCTCCGTTGAAGGCGGCCTTGTAGTCCTTGACGAACTTCTCCACGACCGGCTTGAACGGACGCGAATCGGGCAGATGGTTATAGACCGTAATCGGCGGCACCGAGATGCGGGTGCCGTTCAGGCTGGCGCCGCCGAGCCGCAGGTAGGTTTCGTTCGTGACGCCGTAGGTTTGGTAGATCGTGCCCTTGTAGCCGGCCGCCTGGATCGCTTTCTGCGCCACGTTGGCCCCTGGCGGATTCGCGATGATCAGGACCGCATCCGGGTTCGCTGCCGCCAGCTTGGCCCCTTGCGCGCTCAGGTTCGTGTCCGACGGCGCGAACTGCTCCACGTTGACGATCTTGATGCCCGCCGCCGGCGCAGCCTTCTGAAACTCGGTGAGGCCTGCATGGCCAAGGGCGGTATTGAAGCCGAGATATCCGACGGTCTTCACGCCGCGTTTCTTCATGTCACCCACTTCAACACCGATCATGATCGCGTCCGTCGGCGACGGCTTGAACACCCAGTGACGCTCGGATACAGGCTCCGCAATCGTCGCCGCGGAACCGAGCGAAATGGTCGGGACCTCGGCGCGCTGCACGGTGTCGATGATCGCCATCGACTCCGGTGTGGTCGTGCAGCAGATGACGCCCGCCACGTTGTCTTCGCTGATCAGCTTGCGTACGTTCAGCACGGCCTTCTGGGGGTCGCCCGCGCTGTCCAGGATGACGACCTTCAGCGGATGGCCGGCGATGCCGCCCTTCGCGTTGACGTCCTTCGCATACATGTTGATGGCCTTCACTTCGCCTTCACCCAGGGACGAAACCGGACCGGTCTGCGCAATCACCGCGCCGATGACGACGGGATCCGGCGCGGCAAGGCAGAAGGCAGGCGCCGAAATTGCGGCGACAGCGAGCAGGGCAGCGATCCAGCGATTTTTCATTGTGTTCTTTCGGGGATGTGTCGAAATGCGGATGGCGAAACGAGCGCCCAGATTCTGCACTCGACCCCGCAGTGGCGCCCATAGTGTCAGACCCTAAGCTGTCGCCAACTGGATCGGCGATCTCGTGAAAGTTTGACCCTCGTCAAACCAAGCCGGGGGCCGCCGCCGAAGCGGCCCCCGGCGGACGGCGGGGACAATCAGTGGATCACTTGGTAGCCGCCGTTCTCGATCGTCACCATGATCGCCGAACTGGGCCCCAACCCACCATGGTCGTCCTTGGAAAAGTTGTAGGTGCCGTCCACCGCCTGGAAGTTGTCCACGTGTTCGATGCCGTCGCGCAGCGCCACTCGGAACGCATCGGTGTCGGAGAGCTTGACCTTGCCGGCGGAAAGCACCTTGTCCGCGACCGCCACGAAGATCTTGACCGCGTCGTACGCATGCCCGGCGAACGAGCTCGGGGTTTCGCCGCCGTTCGCGGCGCGGTAATCCTTGACGAATTGCTCTACGACGGACTTGAACGGCAGCGACGCCGGCAGCTTGTCATGGACGATAACCGGCAGCACCGAGACGCGGGTGCCGTTCAGGCTGGCGCCGCCCAGGCGTAGAAAGGTTTCGTTCGTGACGCCGTAGCTCTGATAGATGACGCCCTTGTAGCCTGCCGATTGCAAGGCTTTCTGCGCGACATTCGCACCCGGCGGGATCGCCCAGATCAGGATCGCCTGCGGATTCGCCGCGACCAGCTTGGTCGCCTGCGAACTCAGGTTGGTGTCGGTGCGCGCGAACTGTTCGGTGGCGACGAGCTTGACGCCCGCCGGCTCGGCGGCCTTCTTGAACTCGTTCAGGCCGCCCTGGCCGTAGGCGTCGGAAAAGCCGAGGAAGCCGACGCTGGTGAGACCCTGCTTTTGCATGTCCTTGACTTCAGCGCCAACCATCGTCGCATCCAGCGGCGGCGTCTTGAAGATCCAGTGCCGCTCGGCGACCGGTTCCACGACGGCTGCCGAAGCGGCAAGGGAGATGTTCGGAACCTTGGCGCGCTGCACGGTGTCGAGGATCGCCATCGATTCGGGCGAGGTGGTGCAGCAGATAACGCCGACCGCGTTGTCCTCGGTGACCAGCTTGCGCACGTTCAGGACGCTCTTCTGCGGGTCGCTGGCGCTGTCGAGGATGACAACCTTCAGCGGATGGCCGGCGACGCCGCCCTTGGCGTTGGTTTCGTTCACGAGCAGGTTGATCGCCTTGACCTCACCCGCGCCCAGCGACGATGCAGGGCCGGTCTGGGCGATGGACGCGCCGATGACGACGGGTTCCGGTGACGCTGCAAACGCAGGCATCGAGATGGCCGCCGCAGCGAACAAACCGACGAGAAGAGATGTTTTCATCGTTGTTGACCTCGCATACAAGTGATGGGGTTGTTGTACCGGCAGTGCGGCGCTGGCGTCACTGCGCCCGCGGCGGGCCAGGACTCAAATTGCGCCGCTACCGGCCGAGAGATTGGAATCTAATCGGCAAACTGCGGCAGCGTACCCCGGTAGAACCCGCAATCCAGGCAATGAATTCTGAGGATGATGGAGCACGCTGACGGGCACATCGTGACTAGCCGCAGGCCCGTCAACCGATCCCGCCGACCGCCGGTTTCACGCCGCCGACGCCGGCAGGCCGAACACCCGGTCGAAACTCCAGCAGAACACGAAGCTGTAGACCAGGAAGAACACGACTAGGCCCAGGTCCATCACCAGCGCCGACCACAGCGTGGTGTCCAGCCACCAGGCGAACAGCGGCACCAGCATCAGGATCAGCCCGCCCTCGAACCCGACTGCGTGCGCGATGCGGCGGCGCAGGCCGCGCCCGCGCACCGGCTGGCGCGACTCCCAGACCTCGAACAGGTGGTTGAACACCATGTTCCAGGCGATCGCCACGCCCGAGGCCAGCGCCGCCGCGACCGACGAATGCGCGGCGCTGCTGCCGGACATCGACGCCAGGCCCAGGCTGGCCACGGCGATCGCGATCGCCTCGTACAAGGTCACGTAGACCACTTTCCGCTTCAAGCCCTGCATTGCATTCCTCTTTCACTATCCGTTCGCCGCCGGCGATCCGCACGGCTTTGGCAGACTATATGTCCATATTTCTGATATAAAAAGTCAGATTATTTCAATTGATCTGACAGATGAGTTTCTCCAGCGACAGCGCAGCGGTGTTTCTCGCGGTGCTTGACCACGGCTCGTTCTCGGCCGCGGCGCGCGCGCTGTGCCGGGTGCCGTCAGCGGTCAGCATGGCGATTGCGAACCTGGAAGCCGAGCTGGACCTCGCGCTGTTCGAGCGGGTCGGCCGCGAGCCGAGGCCGACGCCGGCCGCGCGCGCGCTCGAGCCGCAGGCGCGGCTGCTGGCCGCGCAGCTGAAGGAGCTGCAGGCGCATGCGCTCGCGCTGACCCAGGGGCTGGAGACCCGGCTGACGCTGGCGATCGCGCCGGAACTGCTGGCCGGCGCCTGGTGCGCGCCACTGGCGACGCTGGCCCGCGAGTATCCGTTGCTCGAGGTCGAGGTGCTGGCCGCGCCGCAGGCCGATGCGCTGCGGCAGCTGCACGAAGGCCGGGTGCAACTGGCGCTGGTGTTCGAGCGACCGAGCCTGGACGGGCGCGAAGGCTTCCAGGAAGTCGGCAGCGAAACCCTGGTCGCGGTCGCGGCGCCGAATCATGCGCTGCTCGCGCCGACGCATGCTGCGCCCGGCGACGCAGGGCTGCGTGAAGCCGATCTGCACAACACGCGCCAGATCGTGGTTGCGAGCCGCGACCCGGCGCTGAGCGACCCGCGCTTCGTGTTCGCGCGCCACCGCTGGCGCACCGACAACGCGATCACCGCGCTGGAACTGATCGAAGCGGGTCTCGGCTGGGGTTGGCTGCCGCAGTCGTTCGTGCGCACGCACATAGCCGATGGGCGGCTGGTGACGCTGCCACTGGAGAACCTGA
This genomic interval from Burkholderiaceae bacterium contains the following:
- a CDS encoding ABC transporter, substrate-binding protein (cluster 4, leucine/isoleucine/valine/benzoate) yields the protein MKTSLLVGLFAAAAISMPAFAASPEPVVIGASIAQTGPASSLGAGEVKAINLLVNETNAKGGVAGHPLKVVILDSASDPQKSVLNVRKLVTEDNAVGVICCTTSPESMAILDTVQRAKVPNISLAASAAVVEPVAERHWIFKTPPLDATMVGAEVKDMQKQGLTSVGFLGFSDAYGQGGLNEFKKAAEPAGVKLVATEQFARTDTNLSSQATKLVAANPQAILIWAIPPGANVAQKALQSAGYKGVIYQSYGVTNETFLRLGGASLNGTRVSVLPVIVHDKLPASLPFKSVVEQFVKDYRAANGGETPSSFAGHAYDAVKIFVAVADKVLSAGKVKLSDTDAFRVALRDGIEHVDNFQAVDGTYNFSKDDHGGLGPSSAIMVTIENGGYQVIH
- a CDS encoding LysR family transcriptional regulator, encoding MSFSSDSAAVFLAVLDHGSFSAAARALCRVPSAVSMAIANLEAELDLALFERVGREPRPTPAARALEPQARLLAAQLKELQAHALALTQGLETRLTLAIAPELLAGAWCAPLATLAREYPLLEVEVLAAPQADALRQLHEGRVQLALVFERPSLDGREGFQEVGSETLVAVAAPNHALLAPTHAAPGDAGLREADLHNTRQIVVASRDPALSDPRFVFARHRWRTDNAITALELIEAGLGWGWLPQSFVRTHIADGRLVTLPLENLTNALELWVDLVWSKERPLARGAQRFVELMQRARRTPSTANAQDALEGSETPEAPGPGAQAASR